In a genomic window of Bacillota bacterium:
- a CDS encoding (Fe-S)-binding protein — protein MSGEAGAAGNGGTVDLFVSCMVDLFRPQAAVAALRLLERRGFRVRFPERQTCCGQFAFNAGHDREAAELGRRLVAAFEEAGDAAPVVALSGSCAAMVRAELPGLLEREARERGESGVEASSWGERARRLAGRVVELSEFLERVGAEERETGEDGPPRAPAGREAPLRVAYHNGCHMRRLLGVREAPLRALERAGVEAEEPPAADQCCGFGGTFSLVEPSLAAVMADAKLAQVAEKRREGAAALVSADLGCLLHLGGRLRRRGDPWPVVHLAELLELAEEGRLDPAALASASALPAGAPARHPAPAVSATGGEEP, from the coding sequence GTGTCCGGCGAGGCCGGTGCGGCCGGGAACGGCGGCACCGTCGATCTCTTCGTCAGTTGCATGGTCGACCTGTTCCGGCCCCAGGCGGCCGTCGCCGCGCTCCGGCTCCTGGAGCGGCGCGGCTTCCGCGTCCGCTTCCCGGAGCGGCAGACCTGCTGCGGGCAGTTCGCCTTCAACGCCGGCCACGACCGCGAGGCGGCCGAGCTGGGGCGCCGGCTGGTGGCGGCCTTCGAGGAGGCAGGCGATGCGGCTCCGGTGGTGGCGCTCTCCGGCTCCTGCGCCGCCATGGTCCGCGCGGAGCTGCCCGGGCTGCTCGAGCGGGAGGCCCGCGAGCGGGGCGAGAGCGGGGTCGAGGCCTCGTCCTGGGGCGAGCGAGCCCGGCGCCTGGCCGGCCGCGTGGTGGAGCTGAGCGAGTTCCTGGAGCGGGTGGGGGCCGAGGAGCGTGAGACCGGGGAGGACGGTCCGCCCCGCGCGCCGGCGGGGAGGGAGGCGCCCCTCCGCGTCGCCTACCACAACGGCTGTCACATGCGCCGGCTCCTGGGGGTGCGCGAGGCGCCGCTCCGCGCGCTCGAGCGGGCCGGGGTGGAGGCGGAGGAGCCGCCGGCCGCCGACCAGTGCTGCGGCTTCGGCGGCACCTTCTCCCTGGTGGAGCCTTCGCTGGCGGCGGTGATGGCCGACGCCAAGCTGGCCCAGGTGGCCGAGAAACGCCGGGAGGGCGCGGCGGCGCTGGTCAGCGCCGACCTGGGCTGCCTCCTCCACCTGGGCGGGCGCCTCCGGCGGCGGGGAGACCCGTGGCCGGTCGTCCACCTGGCGGAGCTGCTGGAGCTGGCCGAGGAAGGCCGCCTGGACCCCGCCGCCCTCGCCTCCGCCTCGGCGCTGCCGGCCGGGGCGCCGGCGCGGCACCCGGCACCGGCGGTTTCCGCAACGGGGGGCGAGGAGCCGTGA